A window from Aerococcus sp. Group 1 encodes these proteins:
- a CDS encoding FAD-dependent oxidoreductase, producing the protein MGVEGMLGVDSVMQKEADIHLDPVELIGYEHQQAQYTPNGSLWLDLIYNSAENVQWCLDQGVEYDKVDDYHGTCVAPTFHWFKGGVASKGYVPQMKKRAEELGVKFLLETPVTGLIEEDGKVVGAYSKTKNKNIKINAKAVILATGGIGGDKDLVHRAGWKLENTVLTGMPSVKGDGYKLAMSAGAMDTITNSCQLIVNYIQALPYEGVYPHYDLLNGMMGLPAGGPFLWVNQDGDRFVNENIRQTNIMLQSLAINSNKVAYMIFDQEIYDNFTKDIENAKEVLEKAVEENKGNSLYKADTFEELAEKVGLPKEEFLRTVDHYNEMAAEGRDIDFGKETDKLIPINKAPYYIARLDFNYIVGIGGIGSNKWFEVIDDQFDPIPGLYVAGMDTAMQYHDVYTINVGGSACAHNVNSGRTAVKSAKQYIDSL; encoded by the coding sequence ATGGGCGTTGAAGGGATGCTCGGTGTGGACTCAGTTATGCAAAAAGAAGCTGATATCCATTTGGATCCAGTTGAATTGATCGGCTATGAACATCAACAAGCCCAATATACCCCAAACGGGTCTTTATGGTTGGATTTAATATATAACTCAGCAGAAAATGTGCAGTGGTGTCTTGATCAAGGAGTGGAATATGATAAGGTAGATGACTATCATGGTACCTGTGTAGCGCCAACTTTCCACTGGTTTAAGGGTGGCGTTGCTTCCAAGGGCTATGTTCCGCAAATGAAGAAAAGAGCTGAGGAATTAGGTGTGAAATTCTTATTAGAAACTCCAGTTACTGGTCTAATCGAGGAAGATGGAAAAGTAGTAGGTGCCTATTCAAAAACTAAAAATAAAAATATTAAAATTAATGCAAAGGCTGTCATACTGGCAACTGGTGGTATCGGCGGTGATAAGGACTTAGTTCATCGTGCTGGTTGGAAGTTAGAAAATACGGTATTGACAGGTATGCCTAGCGTTAAAGGTGATGGTTATAAATTAGCTATGAGCGCAGGCGCTATGGATACCATTACCAACTCGTGTCAGTTGATTGTGAATTATATTCAAGCTTTGCCTTATGAAGGGGTTTACCCACACTATGATCTATTGAATGGAATGATGGGTCTACCTGCCGGAGGGCCGTTCTTATGGGTAAATCAAGATGGCGATCGCTTTGTTAATGAAAATATTCGTCAAACCAATATTATGTTACAGTCATTAGCCATTAACAGTAATAAAGTGGCATATATGATTTTTGATCAAGAAATCTATGACAATTTTACGAAAGATATCGAAAATGCTAAAGAAGTTTTAGAAAAAGCTGTTGAAGAAAATAAGGGGAATTCTTTATATAAAGCAGATACCTTTGAAGAATTAGCAGAAAAGGTTGGCTTACCTAAGGAAGAATTCTTAAGAACTGTTGATCATTACAATGAAATGGCTGCAGAAGGAAGAGATATTGATTTTGGTAAAGAAACAGATAAGTTAATACCAATAAATAAGGCGCCATATTATATTGCTCGGTTAGACTTTAACTATATCGTTGGTATTGGTGGGATCGGTAGCAATAAGTGGTTTGAGGTAATTGATGATCAATTTGATCCAATTCCTGGCCTATACGTAGCAGGAATGGATACAGCAATGCAATATCATGACGTCTATACCATTAATGTCGGTGGATCAGCTTGTGCCCATAATGTTAACTCAGGCCGTACCGCTGTTAAGAGTGCTAAACAATATATTGATTCTTTATAA
- a CDS encoding FAD-dependent oxidoreductase yields MGENIQFTPGKYKTKAKGHNSVLDMLVTFSDSAIQTIDIDQSSESEGLSDKVFEIIPQQIVDYQTLNVDTVSGATISSLGIIEGVSEAVKEAAGDQAVEVLKNRPKPVIEKSDESIEKNTDLVVVGGGAAGISAALRASQLGLKVILVEKQSFIGGAISISGGNQVVYGSHLQKDLGVTEDSAEAMVEDFKANGNYENIDELIELLANNVGETTDWLNQDIGVQYDTEEGLHNLPEYAYDRELAYEDGGHGFATTARQALEASDVFVLKETRMKELLLDQADAVSSASVSGDSDSAIPQVVGVKALAEDGTTYILHAKNVILASGGYGNNKELLSEELKEVLYYGPASSTGDAIKVTEAVDAGTRMMNYGKIYPNGIEVSPGRAKSTIGGNIPVLKMNGILVNDQGQRVINERATNHDVLNALMAEDHKILYLLLDAERFAIFQEGVAEGGISKADIDNWLAQDGESTPFFIKRDSLQELEDKLDFPENNLVETVKAFNQAVETKEDPLGREEIFLEEKISNEGPYYLIEQKPRFATTMGGLVVNSRLQVENKDGKVIPGLYAAGEVVGGVMGTDSPSGANNAWALTSGKLAAEAVAE; encoded by the coding sequence ATGGGAGAAAATATTCAATTTACCCCAGGGAAATACAAAACAAAGGCGAAAGGACATAATAGCGTCTTAGATATGCTGGTGACTTTTTCAGATTCAGCGATCCAAACTATAGATATCGATCAGTCATCCGAGTCGGAAGGACTCTCAGATAAGGTCTTTGAAATCATCCCCCAACAAATTGTTGATTACCAAACTTTAAATGTTGATACTGTGTCAGGAGCGACAATTTCTAGTTTGGGAATAATTGAAGGGGTTTCAGAAGCGGTCAAAGAAGCAGCTGGAGACCAGGCTGTGGAAGTCTTAAAAAATCGTCCTAAACCAGTCATTGAAAAATCTGATGAAAGTATCGAAAAAAATACCGACCTGGTCGTTGTTGGTGGGGGAGCAGCCGGTATCAGTGCTGCGCTTAGGGCCTCACAGCTGGGACTTAAAGTTATCCTTGTTGAGAAACAAAGTTTCATCGGTGGAGCCATCTCGATTAGTGGGGGGAATCAAGTCGTTTATGGCTCACATCTACAGAAAGACTTAGGCGTTACTGAAGATAGTGCAGAAGCCATGGTTGAAGATTTTAAAGCCAACGGTAACTATGAAAATATCGACGAATTGATTGAACTTTTGGCCAACAATGTTGGTGAAACCACCGACTGGCTCAATCAAGATATCGGCGTTCAATACGATACCGAAGAAGGACTGCATAACCTACCTGAGTATGCCTATGACCGTGAGCTTGCCTATGAAGACGGTGGTCACGGTTTTGCAACCACTGCCCGTCAAGCCTTAGAAGCTAGTGATGTTTTTGTGCTCAAAGAGACTCGAATGAAAGAACTCTTACTGGATCAAGCCGATGCTGTTTCCTCTGCTTCCGTAAGTGGGGACTCTGACTCTGCCATTCCGCAAGTTGTTGGTGTTAAAGCCCTTGCTGAAGACGGAACTACTTATATTCTTCATGCTAAGAATGTCATTTTAGCTAGCGGAGGCTACGGAAATAACAAAGAGCTTCTCTCTGAAGAATTAAAAGAAGTCCTTTATTATGGCCCCGCATCTTCAACTGGAGATGCGATTAAAGTCACCGAAGCTGTGGATGCTGGGACTAGAATGATGAATTACGGGAAAATTTATCCGAATGGGATCGAAGTTTCTCCGGGACGTGCTAAATCTACTATTGGAGGAAATATTCCGGTCTTAAAAATGAACGGTATCTTAGTTAATGACCAGGGGCAACGGGTGATTAACGAGAGAGCCACTAACCATGACGTTTTAAATGCTTTAATGGCAGAAGACCATAAGATTCTTTATCTCTTACTGGATGCCGAGCGTTTTGCTATTTTCCAAGAGGGAGTGGCTGAAGGTGGGATATCTAAGGCAGATATCGACAATTGGCTGGCCCAAGATGGTGAATCGACTCCCTTCTTCATTAAAAGGGACTCTTTACAGGAGCTTGAAGACAAGCTAGATTTTCCAGAAAATAATTTAGTTGAAACGGTTAAGGCCTTTAACCAAGCTGTCGAAACGAAAGAGGACCCTCTAGGCCGAGAAGAGATATTCTTAGAAGAAAAGATCTCCAATGAAGGCCCTTACTACCTTATTGAACAAAAACCGCGCTTTGCGACCACCATGGGTGGGCTAGTCGTCAACAGTCGACTACAAGTTGAAAATAAGGATGGTAAGGTAATCCCAGGACTTTACGCAGCTGGTGAAGTGGTTGGTGGAGTAATGGGTACCGACTCGCCTTCAGGAGCCAATAATGCCTGGGCCTTAACTTCAGGGAAATTAGCTGCAGAAGCGGTTGCTGAATAA
- a CDS encoding SDR family NAD(P)-dependent oxidoreductase: MFDLSNRVAVVTGGGTGIGKQFATALASQGAKVAILSRRQEVLDEAAKEIAEKTGSEIFPISTDVTDPESIKETHQAILDKFGKVDILVNNAGGGNNAPLAEITDEAWHKTFNLDVDGMMYMTREFGAKMVENGYGRVINIASILGFGGLPELPIIDYAAAKGAVVNFTRAAATEWATTGVTVNAIAPGFFASEANNPEAMEAMSDFIEVRTPMKRPGKPGELASAVVFLAADESTYVTGQIVGVDGGWTAI; the protein is encoded by the coding sequence ATGTTTGATTTATCCAATCGTGTGGCCGTGGTGACTGGAGGTGGAACTGGAATTGGCAAGCAATTTGCGACCGCCTTGGCTAGTCAAGGGGCCAAAGTGGCTATCTTATCTAGACGTCAAGAAGTGCTCGACGAAGCCGCTAAAGAAATTGCAGAAAAGACCGGTTCTGAAATCTTCCCGATTTCAACCGATGTGACCGATCCTGAATCGATCAAGGAAACCCACCAAGCTATCTTAGATAAGTTTGGCAAGGTAGATATCTTAGTCAACAATGCGGGTGGCGGGAATAACGCGCCCCTGGCTGAAATTACCGATGAGGCTTGGCACAAGACCTTCAATTTGGATGTGGACGGGATGATGTACATGACCCGCGAATTTGGAGCCAAGATGGTGGAAAATGGCTACGGCCGTGTGATCAACATTGCCTCCATTCTCGGCTTTGGTGGCTTACCCGAGCTTCCGATTATTGACTATGCGGCGGCTAAGGGTGCGGTGGTTAACTTCACTCGGGCAGCGGCAACGGAATGGGCCACTACTGGTGTGACGGTTAACGCCATCGCCCCTGGTTTCTTCGCTTCTGAAGCCAACAATCCTGAGGCCATGGAGGCCATGAGTGACTTTATTGAAGTCAGAACCCCAATGAAGCGTCCAGGTAAACCTGGGGAATTAGCTAGTGCGGTGGTCTTCTTAGCAGCCGACGAATCCACTTATGTCACTGGTCAAATTGTTGGTGTTGATGGGGGCTGGACAGCGATTTAA
- a CDS encoding FMN-binding protein has translation MLKDGVYTETEKGQMSDVTVEVTLGNNTIETVKILEENETPGIGDIALERIPQAIIEKQSVEIDTVSGATVTSQAILSAVKKVLEKANE, from the coding sequence ATGCTAAAAGATGGAGTTTATACTGAAACCGAGAAAGGTCAAATGAGTGATGTTACTGTAGAGGTGACCTTAGGCAATAATACAATTGAAACAGTTAAAATTCTAGAAGAAAATGAAACGCCGGGAATTGGAGATATTGCTTTAGAAAGAATTCCTCAAGCTATTATCGAAAAACAGTCCGTTGAAATCGATACTGTCTCGGGAGCAACAGTAACTTCTCAGGCCATTCTTTCTGCTGTAAAAAAAGTGTTAGAAAAAGCAAATGAATAG
- a CDS encoding LysR family transcriptional regulator, which yields MNLYHLKYFVTLAKYEHYTLAAKELRITQPTLSNAIKSLETELGIQLFEKDGRNVKITRVGNNFLRHVTELLAILDLAITKAEKEGHGEGLVRLNLLRVLSNLVPHLARQFIDQNPEKNISFEFSNAHGLSGEMIKNVQNKKTDLAFCTKINVNDPSLSFVKIAEENIVLITSKDHPLAAKKAVNIFETLAYPQIWFSKKAGMRTIIDKITNDLNIRDSIGISLEVDEDETVAGLVAEGFGIAYIANNKVLNNYPLAILPIKNFDYKRSYYMVYRNDIYHAPVVEDFITYIKEVSL from the coding sequence ATGAATCTTTACCATCTAAAATATTTCGTTACCCTCGCTAAATATGAACACTACACCTTAGCTGCTAAGGAATTACGTATCACTCAGCCCACACTCAGTAATGCTATTAAGTCCTTAGAAACAGAGTTAGGTATTCAACTATTTGAAAAAGACGGTCGTAATGTCAAAATCACACGAGTAGGTAATAACTTTCTTAGACATGTGACTGAATTATTAGCTATTCTTGACTTAGCTATCACCAAGGCAGAAAAGGAGGGCCATGGTGAGGGATTAGTGCGTCTAAATTTACTAAGAGTTCTAAGTAACTTAGTTCCTCATTTAGCAAGACAATTCATTGATCAAAATCCCGAAAAAAATATCAGCTTTGAATTTAGTAATGCTCACGGACTAAGCGGTGAAATGATAAAAAATGTCCAAAATAAAAAGACCGATTTGGCCTTTTGTACAAAGATTAATGTTAATGATCCCAGCCTCTCCTTTGTCAAAATTGCTGAAGAAAATATTGTTCTCATCACATCTAAAGACCATCCCTTAGCCGCAAAAAAAGCGGTCAATATCTTTGAAACTCTAGCCTATCCTCAGATATGGTTCTCTAAAAAAGCAGGGATGCGAACAATTATTGATAAAATTACCAACGATTTAAACATCCGGGATAGTATTGGTATTTCTTTGGAAGTCGATGAGGATGAAACTGTCGCCGGACTGGTCGCAGAAGGATTTGGCATTGCTTATATCGCTAATAATAAGGTATTGAATAACTATCCTTTAGCCATACTCCCAATTAAGAATTTCGACTATAAACGTTCCTACTATATGGTCTACCGCAATGATATTTATCATGCCCCTGTCGTCGAAGATTTTATTACATATATAAAGGAAGTCTCACTATAA